Part of the Permianibacter fluminis genome, CACCGTCTTTGGCTACGACAGCTTTCGTGGTCAGCAGGCGGCCATCATTGATACGGTTTGTGCTGGCGGTGATGCGCTGGTGCTGATGCCGACCGGTGCCGGCAAATCGCTATGCTTTCAAATTCCGGCGCTGGCCCGCTCCGGCGTTGGCGTGGTGGTTTCGCCGCTGATTGCCCTGATGCAGGATCAGGTGCTGACCTTGCAGGAAGCCGGCGTGCGCGCCGCCATGCTCAATTCCGCGCTCAGCGCGGAAAAAGCCGCTGCCACCGAACGGCAACTGCTCGCCGGTGAGCTGGATCTGATCTACGTGGCGCCGGAACGTCTGCTCACCGGTCGCTTCCTGGATTTGCTCGACCGGCTCAATGACGTCCGCAACGGCGGCCCCGGCATTGCGCTGTTCGCCATCGATGAAGCGCATTGCGTGTCGCAATGGGGCCACGACTTCCGGCCGGAATACCTGCAGCTGTCGATGTTGCACGAGCGCTGGCCGCAGGTGCCGCGCATTGCGCTCACCGCCACGGCCGATGGCCGCACCCAGCAGGAAATCATCCACCGACTCGGGCTGGAAAACGCGCAGGTTTTTCTGTCCAGTTTTGATCGGCCCAATATCCGTTACCGGGTCACGCCCAAACAAAACGGTCGCGAACAATTGCTGCGTTATTTGCGTGAGCAGCATCCGGGCGATGCCGGCATTGTCTATTGCCTGTCGCGCAACAAAGTCGAAGACACCGCCGCATGGCTGGGTGAGCAGGGCATTCCGGCGCTGCCCTATCACGCCGGGCTCTCGTCACAACAACGTGAGCAAAACCAGAACCGCTTTCTGAACGAAGACGGCATTGTCATGGTCGCGACCATCGCCTTTGGCATGGGCATCGATAAACCCGATGTCCGTTTTGTTGCCCATCTCGATTTGCCGAAATCGCTGGAAGCGTATTACCAGGAAACCGGCCGCGCCGGCCGCGACGGCCTGCCGGCCAGTGCCTGGATGGCCTACGGCCTGCAAGATGCGGTCACGCTACGGCAAATGCTCAGCCAGGGCGACGCCAGTGAAACGCAAAAACGCGTGGAGCTCGCGAAACTCAATGCCATGCTCGGCTATGCCGAAGTCACCACCTGCCGCCGGCAAGTGCTGCTCAATTATTTTGGCGAAAGCGGTCACCCGCCCTGCGGCAACTGCGACAATTGTCTGGAGCCGCCAGAAACCTTCGACGGTACCATCGTTGCGCAAAAAGCGCTGTCCTGCGTGTTCCGCACCGGCCAGCGTTTTGGTGTGGGTTACCTCATCGACGTGCTGCTCGGCAAAGACGATGACCGCATCCAGCAATTCGGCCACCACGCGCTCAGCGTGTTCGGCATCGGCAAAGAGCTGGATGACAAAGACTGGAAGTCGGCGTACCGGCAACTGGTCGCGGCCGGCTACCTGCGCGTGGATCACGACAGCCACGGTGCGCTCAAACTCACCGAGGAATCACGGCCGCTCTTGAAAGGCGAGATCAAAATCCAGTTGCGCAAGGAACTGCGTGGCCGCAAGAAAAAAACCAGTCGCGAAACCGCCTTCAGCAACGACGCCGACGAAACGCTGTGGAACGCCCTGCGCGACAAGCGCCGCGAACTCGCCAAGGAACACAGCGTGCCACCCTACGTCATTTTTCACGACGCCACCCTCAAAGCCATGCTGGAACAGCGGCCCTCCTCGATGGGCGAGCTGGCGCAGATCAGCGGCGTCGGCGCCCGAAAGCTGGAGGCTTATGGGTCGGAGTTTCTGGAAGTGTTGCTGGAACACGGCTGACGCGCCGCGCCCCTGCCGGGGATAAATGTGTTGTTAAACGGGCGCTATCCACCGGCGATTGCGCGTAGTCATTAGGCATTAGCGGCAAGCCTTGCCGTTTAACATGGCTTATCTGTCGCCAGTCCAGTCCGCCAAGACACTGAAAATCCAGACAAAAGCATCAGGCCTGACGCGACACGAGGCTGGCTTTATCTGCACCGGCGCCGATGTTAAACGGCAGCGCCTTCTAACATCGGTGCGTGGATAACCCAATTCGGTTGCCAATTTCTTGAAATACCGAAAGAATTCGGGCTTTCAATCCTTGCCAGAAGCCTGTGTTAAACGGCAGAGGCAGATAATTACTAGTTAGGCCTCGCACAACGCACCATGGAAATTCACGCGCCAGGAAATGAAGACCTTCTCGCTCGCTGGAAGCGAAATCACACGTTCCTCCGGGTCGAGGTCGTCGGTGCCAACGTCGCGCTTTCCTTCACAGGAGTGCTGGAGCGGTATTCGCCAACTGAAATCGTCGTCTCCAGAAATTCCGACGAACTGTCAATCTCAACCTTTTGTGGGGCCTACAGCATCAACGAAGGACCGATCGAACCGGACCCTGAAGGGTTCTGGCAGACCTATCGCAGGGTAGTGCAGGTCACCACGGACGGCGGCGCGCAATGCCATATCTACGAACTTCGAAATGTGCATGCATGTGGCGTAAGAAAACACGAAGGTCCACGGTCATGCGATGCCGACTGAACACGCCCCTTCTCAAGCCTGTGCGCCGCCTGCTTTCCTCGTCTCGAGGGCAAGCACCAGCGAGGCCTAACCCTTCCATCGAGGGGACGTCACAAAGGCCGCTTCGCGCCCTTTGCGCCGCCCCTCATGTCAAACGTTAGACCAAATGAATCGCGACACACTATTCATCGCCAAGCAAACGCCATTTAGCACTTTGGATACAATCGCTTTAGCAATATTTAAAGCACTCGAATTGCTAGAAACCGAAGAGCGATTCAGTTCCAACTATCCCCCGGACGATCACTATTTTGCCGCTTATGGAAAGAATGTAGTGCTCAAGGTATTTGATATGGATGACGTAAAGCCAGAGTATCCATTTTGCGTATCCATAGACAAGCCAACCTATCGACATGGTGAGGCTCAAATTCCCACAGACTCATCGGTTCTTGCTGCAGCGCTCGCTGAGAAAGGGTTTCGCGTTTTCGAGCCCAATGGCCCTTGGTACAGCACAGGCTGGAATGGCGAAGGCAAAGAATATGCAGTCTAACACGTCGTTCGAAACCGTTACGGCCTTTGGCCTCCACTGGACCGCTTTCAGCGTTGCTGAAAGCGGCCTTTCAACTCTGCGTAGGAGTCACTGATGTCAGCGCCCACGATCAACGACATGATGGTTGCCTACGCCGAGGACGCTGTCGATTTCGCACGCAACAACTTTGGGGTATCGCTCGACTACACCGCTGAAAGTGTCGAGAAAATCGAAGTCATGGCAAACCGACTATTTCAGGCTAAGCCAAAAGGTTTTCTTGGCAAGTTCATTCGGAAAGGACCTTCGGAGGAAGAAATTCAGACTGTGTGCAAAATGCTAGGTGGCTACATTGGTGAGGTGTATCGCAGAACAAAGGGTGGTGAATGGGCCATCAATCAGGAATACCAAACCATAGGCCTGACGTCAGGCGAGGCTTGGATATTTCCACCCGCGAAGGTTCATAAGCGGCTCACCAACGGCACAGAAGACAACCTTCAATCATACTTTCGCGTCATCCTTGAGCAACCTTGGTGAAGGTACCGTAGGTCAGAATCACGCAGCGCTTCGGACGCATGAACAAGACATTCGTACGAAGCCGTTCACGCGGATTCGCACCTACAATCCCAACGTTTTGTTGAAACACGATATGACTTGCTATCTGGTAATGGTAATGCGCACAGCGCAGTTTCAGGCGTCAGCCATTGCGCCGCATCAGGCGTTTCTGGAAACGCTGCGGCAGAATGGTCAGCTGGAGTTGGCGGGGCCGTTTACTGACAAGAGCGGTGGCGCGTATGTGATACGCGCTGAGAATCTGGCGGCGGCGCAGGCGCTGGCAT contains:
- the recQ gene encoding DNA helicase RecQ, which encodes MQTQALHLLRTVFGYDSFRGQQAAIIDTVCAGGDALVLMPTGAGKSLCFQIPALARSGVGVVVSPLIALMQDQVLTLQEAGVRAAMLNSALSAEKAAATERQLLAGELDLIYVAPERLLTGRFLDLLDRLNDVRNGGPGIALFAIDEAHCVSQWGHDFRPEYLQLSMLHERWPQVPRIALTATADGRTQQEIIHRLGLENAQVFLSSFDRPNIRYRVTPKQNGREQLLRYLREQHPGDAGIVYCLSRNKVEDTAAWLGEQGIPALPYHAGLSSQQREQNQNRFLNEDGIVMVATIAFGMGIDKPDVRFVAHLDLPKSLEAYYQETGRAGRDGLPASAWMAYGLQDAVTLRQMLSQGDASETQKRVELAKLNAMLGYAEVTTCRRQVLLNYFGESGHPPCGNCDNCLEPPETFDGTIVAQKALSCVFRTGQRFGVGYLIDVLLGKDDDRIQQFGHHALSVFGIGKELDDKDWKSAYRQLVAAGYLRVDHDSHGALKLTEESRPLLKGEIKIQLRKELRGRKKKTSRETAFSNDADETLWNALRDKRRELAKEHSVPPYVIFHDATLKAMLEQRPSSMGELAQISGVGARKLEAYGSEFLEVLLEHG
- a CDS encoding YciI family protein; this translates as MRTAQFQASAIAPHQAFLETLRQNGQLELAGPFTDKSGGAYVIRAENLAAAQALAFTDPLHTTQSSLVTVYEWSAS